A single genomic interval of Spirosoma linguale DSM 74 harbors:
- a CDS encoding YD repeat protein (TIGRFAM: YD repeat protein~KEGG: hypothetical protein LOC100149318), with product MKALNVPSRDSFVPLQSRIDQFIIYMGIFYLFLFNSGGTLWAQFQRPDVSLPSPNAASLGLYGEVPVSLYTGTPNIDIPLYTIQEGKINVPITLSYHASGVRVNQHPGWVGLNWNLNAGGAITRKMKGVLDEFNQSGIAGYYFNHDILNGPNWETKEYAKQIVQYATDTDPDEFNFNFMGLSGSFYLNAKGNWAVRSDSKISVTVDSNLMDVPPDLEKTCDADFFDVTFQTPTGHNPKTFGKFTLTTADGTRYIFGGTTNAIEYSMTFFGQSFSQSPQVKDIWTANTWYLKQIITPQGQEIVFNYSADACSSGKFVASFYNSYITGYFNSNSGNPGFLNLTSGCSGYSLGSPSGYVAGVLTRPVYLDNITSDKASISFTRSSTNELKYEARILKSYFNQPGGGLSNVPTSIFPFLNYNGVLGNSTTTPEGRIRALLDRLVWKQLDQIKVTNKDGLIVNKINFEYSNDNTKRLTLNRVKYLSNNDANCMNKYDFDYYTDYSLPNYLDSLDKTDHWGFFNGREYNINTLPTTGFSYYETQKASSTNIQLLRSGSLKKITYPTGGYTEFDFEKHTSKKYQAINRDASINLLTDSTQVVGGIRIKTITNKENSNAVLSTKQYNYLLSDGSSSGISSGKPVYGTGAHKMSVCNETGSITMDIYSLQSLLPTSVNSHGTHIGYSRVVEKNSDNSYKVYTYTNYESPDGSTHLDLPVATALRIEGSDASRYEPFIDKSFERGLLLSEESYDAQQRPVLRKVNTYRALSNEFVEGMYRNSIAVCPGSGRFGCSGFPYRIYTYQYKLDREEVYTYTQGQSQNAADRIEYIAYNSIGLPTEIKSTRNSKITVTKNKYSIDYPLSGTIATVDEPSKAIRLMQSNNMTGMLIEQQIWSNDNGTLGMVDGFINLYRSYSATSGYVNIKPEKTLQYAVLTSNTSVITSSISSNGSGYIFNYDPDYKKVVVKFDDPINAYTVRGEPIKFTDNNNLITSITYYGGSKIGLIASKTINSQTTVYDYKPLVGISSVKDPNNINTLYEYDGFNRLLTVKDNWNNLLQSNSYNLVNSSGCSTPKLAAEPLITPFLSAIGQYSRVLIVGNSITKLVAQSGSDGWQSPALTAAGGWGRASSTQAKDFAHILESRFKQLNPNAQVLPLWEAPFERDYINNNPAGWLTYDYSALQTRIANGFSASPSKPDLIIIRLGENVVNSQVEPNNFKGALNTLINKVMEVSTPGAKVILTNSMWPDQPLANVKIQEVANERGFPFVDLSDMISNPVFLAGNDPVTLAAFPNNTGDRHPGDAGMLEIADRIWSKVRNTNLASNVGGNITKVRLYPRTDCCIDRIVGSVIQGSNDITNPSSWTTLTTINETPIVGWNDYSVRTTTSWRYLRFLAGPNCYGDLKELEFYNGSVKLVGSKFGSTTAFNNDQTNYSFNVAFDGQVGATFWQGTGPGLQNFAGLDLGSSCTALTASVLSPANSATLVGTASTVTAGRVICPVSVTTCAPSGTTITQVEIWAKTSAGTFPNRMGYAVADASRPGTYTLSASEGTANGKWPVAYLDPGTYRFYAVVTTGTGSMTTTENVVTLTAPAGTTGCTALTASVLSPANSATLVGTASTVTAGRVICPVSVTTCAPSGTTITQVEIWAKTSAGTFPNRMGYAVADASRPGTYTLSASEGTANGKWPVAYLDPGTYRFYAVVTTGTGSMTTTENVVTLTAPAGTTGCTALTASVLSPANSATLVGTASTTQPGTGKVTTALSVTTCAPSGTTITQVEVWASLPDGSFANRMGYAAVDSSRPGVYILSATEGTTTGKWSYYPLNTGTYRFYAIVTTNSSSITTLANVVTLTAP from the coding sequence ATGAAAGCCTTAAATGTGCCTTCTAGGGATTCCTTTGTGCCTTTACAAAGTAGAATTGATCAATTTATTATCTATATGGGTATTTTCTACCTGTTTTTATTTAACTCAGGTGGTACATTGTGGGCACAATTTCAAAGACCAGATGTATCGTTACCTAGTCCAAATGCTGCTAGTTTAGGTTTATATGGTGAGGTGCCTGTTTCGCTATATACTGGCACACCGAATATCGACATTCCATTGTATACTATACAGGAAGGAAAGATTAATGTCCCTATCACATTAAGTTACCATGCTTCGGGTGTACGTGTGAACCAACATCCAGGATGGGTAGGCCTAAATTGGAACCTCAACGCTGGCGGGGCTATTACCCGTAAGATGAAAGGGGTATTAGATGAATTTAATCAGAGTGGTATTGCTGGTTATTATTTTAACCATGATATTCTAAATGGACCTAACTGGGAGACTAAAGAGTATGCAAAACAGATTGTCCAATACGCTACAGACACTGATCCCGATGAGTTTAATTTTAACTTCATGGGACTATCAGGAAGCTTTTATTTAAATGCAAAAGGAAATTGGGCAGTTCGGTCTGACTCAAAGATTAGCGTTACTGTTGACAGTAATTTAATGGATGTTCCTCCAGATCTTGAAAAAACCTGTGATGCTGATTTTTTTGATGTTACTTTCCAAACTCCAACAGGCCATAATCCTAAGACTTTTGGCAAATTTACTTTAACTACAGCAGACGGAACTCGATACATTTTTGGCGGAACAACCAATGCAATAGAGTATTCAATGACCTTTTTTGGACAAAGCTTTTCACAATCACCTCAAGTGAAAGATATTTGGACGGCTAACACGTGGTATCTAAAACAAATAATAACTCCACAAGGGCAAGAAATAGTTTTTAACTACAGCGCAGATGCTTGTAGTAGCGGAAAGTTTGTTGCTTCTTTCTATAATTCATACATCACAGGATATTTTAATAGTAATTCAGGTAATCCAGGATTCCTTAATCTGACTTCGGGTTGTTCAGGATATTCATTAGGTTCACCTAGTGGTTATGTTGCCGGCGTGTTAACAAGGCCGGTATATTTGGATAATATAACGAGTGATAAAGCCTCTATTAGTTTTACGCGCTCGAGTACAAATGAGCTTAAATATGAAGCAAGAATACTAAAATCATACTTCAATCAACCAGGGGGTGGTTTAAGTAATGTTCCTACATCTATTTTCCCGTTTTTAAATTATAATGGTGTTTTAGGCAATTCTACAACTACTCCTGAAGGCCGAATAAGAGCTTTATTAGACAGGCTTGTATGGAAACAATTGGATCAAATTAAAGTCACTAATAAAGATGGATTAATTGTTAATAAGATAAATTTTGAATACAGCAATGACAATACCAAAAGGCTCACTCTTAACAGAGTGAAGTACTTGTCAAATAATGATGCCAACTGCATGAATAAATACGATTTTGATTATTATACAGATTATTCTTTGCCTAATTACTTAGATTCATTAGATAAAACGGATCATTGGGGATTTTTCAATGGTCGTGAATATAATATTAATACATTACCAACTACTGGTTTCTCGTATTATGAAACACAAAAAGCTTCATCTACTAATATTCAATTGCTCCGAAGTGGTAGTTTGAAGAAAATAACATATCCAACTGGTGGATATACTGAATTCGATTTTGAAAAACATACCTCAAAAAAGTATCAAGCTATAAATCGGGATGCAAGCATCAACTTGCTTACCGATTCAACTCAGGTAGTAGGTGGAATTCGCATTAAAACAATAACTAATAAAGAAAATAGTAACGCAGTTTTATCAACTAAGCAGTATAATTATTTGCTTTCAGATGGATCATCTAGTGGTATCTCATCTGGCAAACCGGTTTATGGTACAGGCGCTCACAAAATGTCTGTTTGCAATGAGACAGGTTCAATTACAATGGATATTTATTCACTACAAAGTCTTTTGCCAACAAGTGTGAATTCACATGGAACACACATTGGATACAGTAGAGTAGTCGAAAAAAATAGTGATAATAGCTATAAAGTGTATACGTACACAAATTACGAGTCTCCGGACGGGTCTACTCATTTAGATTTACCGGTAGCGACTGCTTTACGTATTGAAGGCAGTGATGCTAGTCGGTATGAGCCTTTTATTGATAAATCATTCGAGCGAGGGTTACTTTTGAGCGAGGAATCGTATGATGCTCAGCAGAGACCTGTTTTAAGAAAGGTCAATACATATCGTGCTTTGTCTAATGAGTTTGTTGAAGGTATGTACAGAAATAGTATTGCTGTATGTCCTGGTTCTGGCCGTTTTGGATGTTCTGGTTTTCCTTATCGTATTTACACGTATCAATATAAACTTGATAGAGAAGAAGTTTACACTTACACTCAAGGCCAAAGCCAAAATGCAGCAGATAGAATAGAATATATTGCTTACAATTCAATAGGATTACCTACTGAAATCAAATCAACAAGAAATTCAAAAATTACAGTTACTAAGAATAAGTATTCAATTGACTATCCATTATCTGGAACTATCGCAACTGTCGATGAACCTAGTAAAGCTATTCGCTTGATGCAATCGAATAACATGACAGGAATGTTAATCGAACAGCAAATATGGAGTAATGATAATGGAACATTGGGAATGGTAGATGGTTTTATAAATTTATATCGATCATATTCTGCAACAAGCGGTTATGTAAATATTAAGCCAGAAAAAACGTTGCAATACGCTGTTTTAACGTCTAACACTAGCGTAATCACTTCATCAATCTCTTCGAATGGCTCAGGTTATATTTTTAATTACGATCCAGATTATAAAAAGGTTGTTGTGAAGTTCGATGATCCTATTAATGCATATACAGTTCGAGGAGAGCCGATTAAATTTACAGACAATAACAATCTAATTACATCCATAACTTACTATGGAGGATCCAAAATAGGTCTAATTGCTTCTAAGACTATTAATTCTCAGACTACGGTATACGATTATAAACCCTTAGTAGGAATAAGTTCAGTAAAAGACCCTAATAATATTAACACTTTGTATGAATACGATGGATTTAACAGGTTGCTCACAGTTAAGGACAATTGGAACAACTTACTTCAATCAAATTCATATAATTTGGTTAATAGTTCAGGTTGTAGTACACCTAAATTAGCAGCTGAGCCACTTATTACTCCATTTCTTTCTGCTATTGGACAATACTCTCGGGTACTGATTGTTGGGAATAGTATTACCAAATTGGTAGCTCAGTCCGGTTCGGATGGCTGGCAGTCACCAGCTCTTACTGCTGCAGGGGGCTGGGGCCGAGCGTCTTCAACGCAAGCGAAAGATTTTGCCCATATTCTTGAAAGCCGCTTCAAACAACTCAATCCCAACGCGCAGGTTTTACCATTGTGGGAAGCGCCCTTCGAACGGGATTATATTAATAATAACCCGGCAGGATGGCTAACATATGACTATTCTGCTCTTCAAACCCGTATTGCAAATGGATTTAGTGCCTCTCCAAGTAAACCGGATTTGATTATTATTCGGTTAGGAGAAAATGTGGTTAACTCTCAAGTTGAGCCGAATAATTTTAAAGGAGCATTAAATACTTTAATTAATAAAGTCATGGAAGTGAGCACTCCAGGAGCTAAGGTAATTTTAACTAATTCAATGTGGCCAGATCAACCGTTGGCCAACGTTAAAATCCAGGAAGTAGCCAACGAACGTGGTTTTCCATTCGTGGACTTGAGTGATATGATATCCAACCCTGTTTTTTTGGCAGGAAATGACCCCGTTACCTTGGCGGCCTTTCCTAATAATACCGGTGATCGACATCCAGGCGACGCTGGCATGCTAGAGATAGCGGATCGGATATGGAGCAAAGTTCGAAACACAAATTTAGCATCAAACGTAGGTGGTAATATAACCAAAGTCCGCCTATACCCACGTACGGATTGCTGTATTGACCGTATAGTTGGTAGTGTTATCCAAGGGTCAAATGATATCACAAATCCTAGTTCATGGACTACGTTAACCACGATTAATGAAACGCCAATTGTTGGTTGGAATGACTATTCTGTGCGAACAACTACCTCTTGGCGGTACTTACGTTTTTTAGCTGGCCCAAATTGCTATGGAGATCTAAAAGAACTAGAGTTTTATAATGGTAGTGTGAAATTAGTTGGTTCAAAATTTGGCTCTACAACTGCTTTTAACAACGATCAAACTAACTACAGCTTTAATGTGGCTTTTGATGGGCAGGTAGGAGCAACTTTTTGGCAGGGTACAGGCCCTGGTCTTCAAAACTTTGCAGGTTTGGATCTGGGATCGAGTTGCACCGCTCTGACGGCCAGTGTGCTTAGCCCGGCCAACAGTGCTACCCTGGTGGGCACGGCCAGTACGGTGACGGCGGGTCGGGTGATCTGCCCGGTCAGTGTGACCACCTGCGCTCCCAGCGGCACCACCATCACTCAAGTGGAAATCTGGGCCAAGACTTCGGCGGGCACTTTCCCCAACCGGATGGGCTATGCTGTGGCTGATGCCAGTCGACCAGGGACCTACACCCTGTCAGCCAGTGAGGGAACGGCCAACGGCAAGTGGCCGGTTGCTTACCTGGATCCAGGCACCTACCGCTTCTATGCGGTGGTGACCACGGGCACCGGCTCAATGACCACCACTGAAAATGTGGTCACCCTGACAGCCCCGGCGGGTACCACCGGTTGCACCGCTCTGACGGCCAGTGTGCTTAGCCCGGCCAACAGTGCTACCCTGGTGGGCACGGCCAGTACGGTGACGGCGGGTCGGGTGATCTGCCCGGTCAGTGTGACCACCTGCGCTCCCAGCGGCACCACCATCACTCAAGTGGAAATCTGGGCCAAGACTTCGGCGGGCACTTTCCCCAACCGGATGGGCTATGCTGTGGCTGATGCCAGTCGACCAGGGACCTACACCCTGTCAGCCAGTGAGGGAACGGCCAACGGCAAGTGGCCGGTTGCTTACCTGGATCCAGGCACCTACCGCTTCTATGCGGTGGTGACCACGGGCACCGGCTCAATGACCACCACTGAAAATGTGGTCACCCTGACAGCCCCGGCGGGTACCACCGGTTGCACCGCTCTGACGGCCAGTGTGCTTAGCCCGGCCAACAGCGCCACTCTGGTGGGAACAGCCAGTACTACTCAACCGGGAACAGGCAAGGTCACCACAGCCTTGAGCGTGACCACCTGTGCCCCCAGCGGCACCACCATCACTCAGGTGGAAGTTTGGGCATCCCTGCCCGATGGCAGCTTTGCAAATCGGATGGGTTATGCAGCAGTTGATAGTAGTCGTCCAGGCGTATACATCTTATCAGCTACTGAAGGGACAACTACTGGCAAATGGAGTTATTACCCGCTCAACACAGGTACCTATCGCTTTTATGCTATTGTTACCACAAACTCAAGCTCCATTACTACTCTTGCTAATGTTGTAACATTAACCGCTCCATAG
- a CDS encoding hypothetical protein (KEGG: colA; Cna B-type domain-containing protein) → MKQLYLFVLASIGLASQNPVFSQVSGYIQRYSPLNLSGNNTIGGFTKVSVRAYDAQGVLLTSATSDATGYYNLNLPTGKRVRLEFDQLPQGFSPAPGQTRVKFVSSPAKLNLSLWQPGQFVGTGALAVQSLYTSNHLKNTGESPALVGYHASDLAGLKATPLATSSQVGAVWGIAYERVSGRLFTAAFAKRHSPVGPLGLGGIYVTYTKERDVNPFVDLSTLGIQTTPANYQRDPPSKDATFTHDSLMFSLVGKVGLGGLDVSDDGRHLWVMNLFDRKLYKIDLIGNGQTPTAADVTGFTVPSVGRRGVTRPFAVKFYGGKVYVGVVSDATDEKATLADLRATVLAFDPSREKFEEVFSMALNYPRGTLDYGVSGWRPWTDDYQKTISANNNGWMIYPQPILADIEFDTDGSMILGLMDRLGHQTGEGQLFRPKGIHQLQQIRGLAGGDVLRVAYRNSEHGNSRYELEHNGQAGDRTSAGQGNGEGPQGGEFYFDDAFKANGITWHHETTAGGLALLPDQDQVLVASREPEQGGFLGGGVKWFNNRTGAAEKGLSILPKNQTNPFGKANNVGDIELITEVPPTEIGDRIWLDCDEDGIQDADETALPGIVVGLYQNGSLLATSTTNSEGRYIFTDALIKGGIKHQTTYELRVATKQAGYSELKLTGIRQGSNSEIDNDATLIDGYAVIKLITTAPGENIHNLDFGFRCLDKPQVTANITCQGQIATLTLTGQQPTDRFDLTADRTYTGNAQFEQASLMPISGKILSDRFVNWPEDITLRVFNKNGCYSDVYVKQSDVVGCDHSARTEEVQGLVISPNPTSDYVLIRYQSKNIQGSIQLLLTDIQGRPLLNQRVDLKQGRYQTQFNLSQKPLGNYIIAIQDGNVKVSQTIIKR, encoded by the coding sequence ATGAAACAGTTGTATTTATTCGTCCTAGCCAGTATTGGTCTGGCATCACAAAATCCTGTATTTAGCCAAGTATCAGGCTATATTCAGCGGTACTCGCCTCTTAATCTTTCAGGAAATAATACTATTGGTGGTTTCACAAAAGTGAGTGTCAGAGCCTATGATGCTCAAGGCGTTTTACTTACTTCCGCTACTTCCGACGCTACTGGGTATTACAATCTCAATTTACCAACTGGTAAACGCGTTCGGCTTGAGTTTGATCAATTACCACAAGGCTTTAGCCCTGCACCTGGACAAACTAGGGTAAAGTTCGTTAGCAGCCCTGCTAAGCTCAATCTGAGCTTATGGCAACCTGGTCAATTTGTTGGCACCGGTGCCTTGGCTGTACAATCACTTTACACAAGTAATCACTTAAAAAACACAGGCGAATCGCCTGCTTTGGTAGGCTATCACGCAAGCGATTTGGCAGGACTGAAGGCAACGCCCCTTGCAACTTCATCTCAAGTAGGTGCTGTATGGGGAATTGCATATGAGCGCGTTAGCGGGCGACTCTTTACGGCTGCATTTGCTAAGCGACATAGCCCAGTCGGTCCCCTGGGACTAGGTGGTATTTACGTCACTTACACAAAAGAGCGAGATGTAAATCCATTTGTCGATCTATCGACCTTGGGCATTCAAACAACTCCGGCCAATTATCAGCGCGATCCGCCTAGTAAAGATGCCACTTTCACCCATGACTCCTTAATGTTTTCACTAGTAGGTAAAGTTGGTTTAGGGGGGCTTGACGTCTCCGACGATGGACGACATCTATGGGTCATGAATTTATTTGACCGGAAACTCTACAAAATTGATCTTATTGGTAATGGTCAAACACCGACGGCGGCCGACGTTACAGGCTTTACTGTCCCTTCAGTCGGTCGTCGGGGAGTAACGAGACCTTTTGCTGTGAAATTCTATGGGGGGAAGGTTTATGTTGGCGTAGTTAGCGATGCCACCGACGAAAAAGCAACGCTTGCCGATTTACGCGCTACAGTGTTGGCTTTCGACCCAAGTCGCGAGAAATTCGAGGAAGTATTTAGTATGGCTCTTAATTATCCAAGGGGAACGCTTGATTATGGTGTATCAGGCTGGCGTCCTTGGACTGATGATTACCAAAAAACGATATCAGCAAACAATAACGGGTGGATGATATATCCCCAACCAATTCTAGCTGATATTGAATTTGATACCGATGGTTCGATGATTCTGGGCCTAATGGATCGATTGGGTCATCAAACGGGTGAGGGGCAGTTATTCCGACCCAAAGGCATCCACCAACTACAGCAAATTCGCGGTTTAGCAGGGGGTGATGTACTTCGCGTTGCTTACCGCAACAGCGAGCACGGAAATAGCCGCTATGAATTAGAGCATAACGGTCAGGCTGGGGACCGCACATCTGCCGGTCAAGGTAATGGGGAGGGGCCTCAGGGCGGGGAATTTTACTTTGATGACGCTTTTAAAGCCAATGGTATCACCTGGCACCACGAAACTACGGCAGGTGGGCTAGCCCTGCTGCCAGATCAGGATCAAGTATTGGTAGCCTCCCGGGAGCCCGAGCAAGGGGGGTTTCTAGGCGGAGGTGTAAAATGGTTCAACAACCGTACTGGGGCGGCAGAAAAAGGCTTATCGATATTACCTAAAAACCAAACTAATCCATTTGGTAAAGCCAACAACGTAGGGGACATAGAATTAATTACCGAAGTACCACCGACGGAAATAGGGGATCGTATTTGGCTAGACTGCGATGAAGACGGAATTCAGGACGCAGATGAGACTGCATTGCCTGGCATAGTAGTAGGGTTGTACCAAAACGGTTCATTACTAGCCACCTCAACAACGAATAGCGAAGGGCGATATATCTTCACAGACGCGCTGATTAAAGGAGGTATAAAACATCAAACTACGTATGAACTTCGGGTTGCGACTAAACAGGCTGGGTATTCTGAATTAAAACTAACTGGCATCAGACAGGGCAGTAACTCTGAAATTGATAATGACGCCACATTAATTGATGGTTATGCTGTTATAAAACTTATAACAACTGCCCCGGGCGAGAATATTCACAATCTAGATTTTGGTTTTCGTTGCCTGGATAAGCCACAGGTAACCGCTAATATAACCTGCCAGGGACAAATTGCCACGCTGACTTTAACTGGTCAGCAGCCAACTGATCGGTTCGATTTAACAGCTGACCGTACTTATACAGGGAATGCTCAATTTGAACAAGCTAGTTTAATGCCGATTAGCGGAAAGATCCTAAGCGACCGATTCGTTAATTGGCCGGAAGACATCACCCTTCGTGTCTTCAATAAAAACGGCTGTTATAGCGACGTCTATGTAAAGCAGAGTGATGTTGTAGGCTGTGACCATTCTGCTAGAACGGAGGAAGTCCAAGGTCTCGTTATTTCACCTAACCCTACCTCTGACTATGTTCTAATTCGCTACCAGAGCAAAAATATACAGGGCAGTATTCAACTTCTTTTGACGGATATTCAGGGACGACCTTTACTTAATCAGCGTGTCGACTTGAAACAGGGACGCTACCAAACCCAATTTAATCTAAGTCAAAAGCCACTGGGTAATTACATAATTGCTATTCAGGATGGCAATGTTAAAGTTAGTCAAACTATCATCAAGCGATAG